In Pseudomonas sp. FP1742, the DNA window TCAAGGCCGAACCCCTGGCTGCTCGCGGCGTAATCCTGCAACGCTCGTAAATCGTTGAGACTGCGGGCGAGTTTCAAGTGACCGCTGCGCTGGTACTCGCCGTCGATGCCGATCAACTGCGGCAACTGTCCCCAGAGCTCGTGGGCCCGTTGCGACAACGGCAATTGCGACAGCGGCCGGCCCTGACGACGCACGCCGCCATAGTTCACGCCGCTGGAATGCGAACCGCAAAAATCCCGTTCCAGCAGCGCCACGCGTCGGCCAGCCTTGCTCAGAAACAGGGCGGCGGAGGCCCCGACAATACCGCCGCCAATGATGACCGCCTCGACTTCGATCATGGCTCGACCTCCAGACCGAACGGCAAGGGTTTGATCGGTGCCTGAGCCCGCAACCGACCGATGTCGGCTACTGAACGCTGACTTTCGCAGGCAATGATTTCCGCGGCGGCGGCCCCGCACATTCGGCCCTGACAGCGTCCCATGCCGACCCGGCAATGGGCCTTGACCCGGTTGATCTCCCAGTGACCTTCGCGCACCACCTGGCGGATGTCGCCGGCGCGTACTTCTTCGCAGCGACAGATCATCAGGTCATCCGCAGCGTTGGCGGCCCAGCTTTCGGGGAAGGCAAAGGCACGTTCAAGACCCTGGCGGAATCTGCCGATATTTTTCAGCGACTGTTCCAGTTGAGTGCCTCGTTGCGCCGGGATCAGGTAACCGATGTCTTCGAGCAGCGCCAGGGCTGCCCGTTCACCGGCCATTTCCGCCGCGTCGGCGCCCATGATGCCGGCGCCGTCACCGGCCAGGTAGACCTCGGCGACACTGCTGCGCCCGGCGCTGTCGCGCTGTGGCAGCCAGGCGCGGTTGAGCGGGTTCCAGTCGAACTCGCAGCCCAGCAAGTCGGCGAGTTGGGTTTCGCTGCGCAAACCATGGGCGAAGGCGACGGCGTCGCAGTCGATTCGATGTTGGCCTTTTGCGTTGCGCCAGTTCAGCGATTGCACACGCTGTTGGCCAGTGATGTGTGACAGGCTGGCGCTCTGATGCACCGGGACGCCGTGGGCGGTCAGCCAGGCGCGGTAATAGAGACCTTTGGCGAGAGTGGCCGGTTGCGACAGCAGGCCGGGCAGGGCACGAGCCTGAGCGCTGAACGGCGAACTGTCGAGCACCGCGACCACGTTGGCCCCGGCCTTGGCATATTGATAAGCCACCAGGTACAGCAACGGTCCGCTGCCGGCGAACACCACGCGTTCACCAATGGCACAGCCCTGAAACTTCAAGGCGATCTGCGCCGCGCCGAGGCTGTACACCCCCGGCAACGTCCAGCCCGGCACCGGTAGAATCCGGTCGGTGGCGCCCGTGGCGACAATCACCCGGGAGAACGCCACGCGTATGGCGCGGCCCTCGTGCAAGGTGTCGAGCGCGTTGGCCTCGGCGTTCCATACCAGCGTGTCGGGGCGGTAATCGAGTTGTTCGCGCAGTTCGTCGATAGTTTGATGCAGCGCGTTGGCCTTGGGGGCTTCGAAGCCATACAACTTGACGGGCGAGCGCTTGAAGTTCGCCGGTTGCCGCCGATAAATCTGCCCGCCGCCGCGTGCGGCTTCGTCCAGCAGAACCGGGCGCACGCCATGGGCCACCAGCGTCTGCGCTGCACGAATCCCGGCGGGGCCGGCGCCGATGATCACTACAGACTTCATACCCACCTCATATCTGATCGACGCCGAAACTCTGTGGGAGCGGGCTTGCCCGCGATGAGGGCGGCACATCCAACCTCGGTGGTGGCTGACAGGCCGCTTTCGCGAGCAAGCCCGCTCCCACAGGGGATCCGGTTTCTGCAGATGGAATTCGTGTTCATGCCAAGCGCCCCGGTTCGCGGCTGACCTGCTGGCCGGCTTCAAGCTGCGTCGAGCAGGCCCGCACCCGGCGGCCATCGCCCAGGCGGACCCAGCAGTCCTGGCAGGCGCCCATCAGGCAAAAACCGGCGCGGGGTTCGGCGCTGAAGTCGCTGCCGCGCAGGTGTTCGCTGCAGGTCAGCACGGCGGTCAGCAAGGTGTCGCCGAGCAAGCCACTGGCAGGCACGCCGTCGAGGGTAAAGTCCAGGGCCGGGCGGTCGCCTTCGGCCAGTCGTTTCAGCAGCGCCATGGCGTCCTCATTGTTTACCCACCAGAACCCGATCCAGGCCGTAGACCCGATCGAGCAGAATCATCGTCAGCGCAGTCAGCGCGATCACCAGGGCCGACACCGCCGCCATCATCGGATCGATGGATTCGGTGGCGTACACGTACATGCGCACCGGCAAGGTTTGCGTGGCCGGCGAGGTGACGAAGATCGACAGCGTGACCTCATCGAAACTGTTGATGAACGCCAGCAGCCAGCCACCGGCGACCCCCGGCAGAATCATCGGCAAGGTGATTTGCCGGAACAGCGTGAAGCGTCCGGCACCCAAGGATTGCGCGGCGTGTTCGGCGCTGCGGTCCAGGCCGATGGCCGACGCCAATACCAGCCGCAGCACATACGGCGTGATTACCAGTACATGGGCGAAGATCAGCCAGGCAAAGCTGCCGTTGACGCCCATCAGCGCAAACAAGCGCAGCAACGCCACCCCCAGCACCAGGTGCGGAATGATGATCGGCGACAGGAACAGGGCGTTGAAAAAGTCCCGTCCGGGGAACTCGAAGCGGGTGATCGCCAGCGCCGCCGGCACCGCAATCAGCGTCGCCAGACTGGCCGCGCTGAAGGCCAGGATCAGGCTGTTGTAGAACGCAT includes these proteins:
- a CDS encoding NAD(P)/FAD-dependent oxidoreductase, which gives rise to MKSVVIIGAGPAGIRAAQTLVAHGVRPVLLDEAARGGGQIYRRQPANFKRSPVKLYGFEAPKANALHQTIDELREQLDYRPDTLVWNAEANALDTLHEGRAIRVAFSRVIVATGATDRILPVPGWTLPGVYSLGAAQIALKFQGCAIGERVVFAGSGPLLYLVAYQYAKAGANVVAVLDSSPFSAQARALPGLLSQPATLAKGLYYRAWLTAHGVPVHQSASLSHITGQQRVQSLNWRNAKGQHRIDCDAVAFAHGLRSETQLADLLGCEFDWNPLNRAWLPQRDSAGRSSVAEVYLAGDGAGIMGADAAEMAGERAALALLEDIGYLIPAQRGTQLEQSLKNIGRFRQGLERAFAFPESWAANAADDLMICRCEEVRAGDIRQVVREGHWEINRVKAHCRVGMGRCQGRMCGAAAAEIIACESQRSVADIGRLRAQAPIKPLPFGLEVEP
- a CDS encoding (2Fe-2S)-binding protein is translated as MALLKRLAEGDRPALDFTLDGVPASGLLGDTLLTAVLTCSEHLRGSDFSAEPRAGFCLMGACQDCWVRLGDGRRVRACSTQLEAGQQVSREPGRLA
- a CDS encoding ABC transporter permease, producing MSRNGPFALLFHALVVLFMLAPLVVVCLVAFTPENTLSLPTTDFSLRWFRAVFERADFVDAFYNSLILAFSAASLATLIAVPAALAITRFEFPGRDFFNALFLSPIIIPHLVLGVALLRLFALMGVNGSFAWLIFAHVLVITPYVLRLVLASAIGLDRSAEHAAQSLGAGRFTLFRQITLPMILPGVAGGWLLAFINSFDEVTLSIFVTSPATQTLPVRMYVYATESIDPMMAAVSALVIALTALTMILLDRVYGLDRVLVGKQ